A stretch of DNA from Montipora capricornis isolate CH-2021 chromosome 1, ASM3666992v2, whole genome shotgun sequence:
ttaaaaaataattttttcgtgACGTGGGGGTTGCAAGTTCTCATTTATGACGACGACACTGTCCTTCTCCCCGAATTACACCTCCAGTCGTCCGCGAGTCTTTCACGACCGtgcttttttgaaaacattttgtaGCCTAAACTAACATTTTAAATGCTGTCGTAACGCCGCGAAACGGTACGCACAATTTGCgctgccgagatgcaacttgttgtgcctggcatacacttttctcaacagcaacaatgaattggttcttttctgattttaaagcaaaccattttaaagttttatactcatggaactcgataactgaggaataaaactcaacagctattacaccttcgaacatctgcttccctaattttccggttaaacatgaaacgcgttagtgatgtattggtgtatttgttaatttaaacacaggcaaattgttttgtcagttaacttccaggctaccgagatgcaacttgttttgcccggcattCTCAatagcaacggtgaattggttgttttctgattttaaagcaatccatttttaagttttatacttatggaactcgataactgaggaataaaactcaacagctattacaccttcgaacatctgcttccctaattctccggttaaacatgaaacgcgttagtgatgtattggtgtatttgttaatttaaacactcgcaaattatttcttaactttcaggctaccgagatgcaacttgttttgcctggcatacacttttctcaacagcaacggtgaattggttcttttctgattttaaagcaaaccatttttaagttttatactcatggaactcgataactgaggaataaaactcaacagctattacaccttcgaacatctgcttccctaattctccggttaaacatgaaacgttagtgatgtgttggtgtatttgttaatttaaacacaggcaaattattttttcagttaacgttcaggctaccgagatacaacttgttttgcctggcatacatttttctcaacaccaacggtgaattggttcaattttaaagcaatccatttttattttgtaataaaaactaacaataaaaagtcacgacgtttcgacccctcggaggtcattttcaagtgagaataaaagttctaagaattagcataaatatgtaaaaactagaataaaatgcggcgaacgccgaaatgtgataaaaatatgtacaaaagtgtaaaaagtgctaaaaatatatggagtaatgaacggtagctagagaaaacaatagacaaaaaataattacaagaactgttctaaacaaataatttggcGCGGATAGAGTCACACTGTTTGTTTAGCGatggtttcagttcttttataaaaaacatttcaaaaacaagacaatcaaacttgttctggcacTTTCTCAGAATTCTAAAACTCTTTGCGATGTTGTTAGGTTCCAATGCATGTTTCTCTCTCAGATGGTCGCCGATGGTTGCCCCTTTGTGCTCTTCAATGCGCTGGTGAAGGTGCCGGCAGGTATATCCGACATAGCCTGcgtcgcacaggtcacacttgaattggTACACAACGCACTGTTGGCTTACAAGGGGTGGCTTCTCTTCACGGACCCGGATCTCTTCTTTGATctttttgctcgtgtagacaggGGTAATATCCGCACTGATCTTACGGCTTAGGTCGGCAAGTTGTCTCCGTACGGCGTTCGCAGAACTTTGACCTGACACCTACATTTGCGAGAATTGACAAGACTAAATCTGAGAAATGGAGTCGATCATCAGCAGCGTTTGAGCAGAATGTCGTCAGTGAAGAGCTTCGCCAGAAAACCAAGCAACTACCAGAGCTAAGAAGAGAAATCAGAGAAGTTTACCGAGAAATCCAAGAAGAATGCTCGCCTCTTCGCTTCATCTGCATTCTCAAAACGATTGTCTTCCTTCGCAATGAGCAGTATCAACAACAGATGAGCGTTCACACTAAAAAGATCGCACGACTTCTGAACGCCGACACGAACATTGATGAGCACATTAAGAACATATCTTCGTACAGGCTATCCTTCTTCCAAAAGTTGGTGTTGTGTAGAGGGCTAAACTTTGCACTGCCACAGCGAATATCATCAAGAGAAATCCATGCAACGTTTGAGAAGGTTACTGGAAACTAGAACCGAGACTCGAAGACAGCAACGAGAGAGAACTAGCAGCTGCAACACTGCGATCTATTGCACTCAATTATAGCGAACGTAAAGGTCCAACACCACCGAAAGCAATGCTGAGAGCAATAAGTCAACTTAAGAAGAGGGATGACATTGTTATCACAAAGCCGGATAAAGGCTCAGGCGTGGTTATAATGGATAAATCTGACTACGTACGTCTGTTGAAAGAATCATCCATTAATGACGAAGAAAAATTTGCACCAGTAAGCCTTGAGAGACCAAGAACACGAGGTAGACCTCCGAAATTTTACCATCCATTACTCCAAAAGGAGAAGGAGTTAACGTCGACTGTACAAAAGATCCTACCCAAAAACATCGCCGACTCAGTAGTCCAAAAGGGTTCCAGGCTCGCACATCTGTACGGTCTTCCTAAAACCCACAAGAAGAAGTTAGCCATGCGTCCCATCTTATCTGCCACAGGAACATACAATTATAAACTTGCCAAGTGGCTGGACGAAAAGCTAAAGCCCTTGTCCGTCAACGACCATACTGTTggtgacatttttgtttttgctgacAAACTCCGTGAAATGAAAATCAAAGAGCATGATGTTTTGGTGTCGTATGATGTGTCATCACTCTTTACTAATGTTCCTGTGGACGAAACCATTGAGAGTATTGCAGAGAGAGCCTTTGAGAACGACTGGTTCAACAAAGAACACGATCTTAATATCACGAAGCAGGCCCTGATAGAACTGTTAAGAATCGCCACCAAAAATCAGCTTTTCCAGTTTGAAGGAAACTTGTACGAACAAGTGGACGGTGTGGCAATGGGCTCGCCGCTGGGGCCTCTCATGGCAAACGCCTTCATGTGTAACATCGAGAAACAGctggaaacagaaaacaagatgCCCGCCTTTTACAAGCACTTTGTTGATGACACCCTTAGCGCAATGCCTGATGTTGAagcagctatagatttcttaaCGACACTAAACAACAGTCACCCTTCTATTGATTTCACAATGGAGCTCGAAGAAAATGGCAGACTACCCTTTCTTGGAATGAACGTAATCAGGAATGGATGCTACCTGAACACAACGGTGTACCGAAAACCAACTGACACCGGACTGTTGTTACATTATCACAGCCACGTTGACGCGAGATATAAACGGTCACTGATAAATACCATGCTTAACCGTGCGTTTAAGCTCTCGTCTACATGGAAGGCCTTTCACGAGGAATGTGAACGCCTCAAAGAGATCTTTTCCCGTCTGTGTTATCCTGAAGATCATGTGCAGTCCACCATCCGCCTTTTCGTTGATTCAAAAGTTTCCGAGGAATCACGCACCCACGTTGATGAGAAGCGTGGGGACCCAATCAGAGTCGTGTTGCCCTTCAAGGACCAAAAATCTGCGAACGCCGTACGGAGACAACTTGCCGACCTAAGCCGTAAGATCAGTGCGGATATTACCCCTGTCTACACGAgaaaaaaagatcaaagaagAGATCCGGGTCCGTGAAGAGAAGCCACCCCTTGTAAGCCAACAGTGCGTTGTGTAccaattcaagtgtgacctgtgcgacgCAGGTTATGTCGGATATACCTGCCGGCACCTTCACCAGCGCATTGAAGAGCACAAAGGGGCAACCATCGGCGACCATCTGAGAGAGAAACATGCATTGGAACCTAACAACATCGCAAAGAGTTTTAGAATTCTGAGAAAgtgccagaacaagtttgattgtcttgtttttgaaatgttttttataaaagaactgaaaccatCGCTAAACAAACAGTGTGACTCTATCCGCgccaaattatttgtttagaacagttcttgtaattattttttgtctattgttttctctagctaccgttcattactccatatatttttagcactttttacacttttgtacatatttttatcacatttcggcgttcgccgcatttttatctagtttttacatatttatgctaattcttaaaacttttattctcacttgaaaatgaccgccgaggggtcgaaacgtcgtgactttttatcgttagtttttattacaaaatctaTATCTAAAAGACTTCTGATTAatatccatttttaagttttgtacttatggaactcgataactgaggaataaaactcaacagctattacaccttcgaacatctgcttccctactTCTCCGGTTAAACGTtcgtgatgtattggtatatttgttaactTAAACACAGGCcaatttttttgtcagttaacttttagGCTTATacaatctagcacttcacattacactctattcagtgaACTtttaggctaccgagatgcagcttgttttgcctggcatacacttttctcaacagcaacggtgaattggttcttttctgattttaaagcaatccatttttaagttttatacatatggaactcgataactgaggaataaaactcaacagctattacaccttcgaacatctgcttccctaattctccggttaaacatgaaacgttagtgatgtattggtgtatttgttaattaaacacaggcaaattatttcttaactttcaggctaccgacaCGCAACTTGTtctgcctggcatacacttttctcaacagcaacggggaactggttcttttctgatttcaaagcaatccatttttaagttttatacttatggaactcgataactgagaaactgggaaatttagaatgcgcAATTGTAGCTGTGCAAAATTTATTCCGGGCTgattgatttcccagcatgtcacaggcaGGCACATTCAgtattaatcacagacttatcaatttcctgctatcatgatgtcctgatatcatgaaattgaacctaacagcaattattttaccgcAACGTTTCAGCGTGGGCCTGTATACCGGGAgggcttccagcaccgaattccccgaagtcaataagcacttaatgactggccccaagg
This window harbors:
- the LOC138060661 gene encoding uncharacterized protein translates to MLRAISQLKKRDDIVITKPDKGSGVVIMDKSDYVRLLKESSINDEEKFAPVSLERPRTRGRPPKFYHPLLQKEKELTSTVQKILPKNIADSVVQKGSRLAHLYGLPKTHKKKLAMRPILSATGTYNYKLAKWLDEKLKPLSVNDHTVGDIFVFADKLREMKIKEHDVLVSYDVSSLFTNVPVDETIESIAERAFENDWFNKEHDLNITKQALIELLRIATKNQLFQFEGNLYEQVDGVAMGSPLGPLMANAFMCNIEKQLETENKMPAFYKHFVDDTLSAMPDVEAAIDFLTTLNNSHPSIDFTMELEENGRLPFLGMNVIRNGCYLNTTVYRKPTDTGLLLHYHSHVDARYKRSLINTMLNRAFKLSSTWKAFHEECERLKEIFSRLCYPEDHVQSTIRLFVDSKVSEESRTHVDEKRGDPIRVVLPFKDQKSANAVRRQLADLSRKISADITPVYTRKKDQRRDPGP